The Armatimonadota bacterium genome contains a region encoding:
- the rplE gene encoding 50S ribosomal protein L5, with product MARKEKELAQSGKLPAPRLRAQYKDKVMPKLMEKFGYSSVMQAPKIEKIVINMGVKATDDKHLENCVRDMTIISGQKPVVTTARKAVSNFKLREAMKIGCKVTLRGDRALHFFDKLATVVLPRIRDFQGLNPNSFDGRGNYGLGLKEQLVFPEISYDSFDRIRGMDIVICTTAKNDEEARFLLKELGLPLREK from the coding sequence ATGGCACGAAAAGAAAAAGAACTTGCACAAAGTGGCAAGCTGCCCGCTCCGCGACTTCGAGCGCAGTACAAGGACAAAGTGATGCCAAAGCTCATGGAGAAGTTTGGCTACAGCTCTGTTATGCAGGCACCAAAGATCGAGAAGATCGTCATCAATATGGGCGTTAAGGCGACCGATGACAAGCACCTCGAGAACTGCGTCCGCGACATGACCATCATCAGCGGTCAAAAGCCGGTGGTCACGACTGCACGAAAGGCTGTTTCGAACTTTAAGCTTCGAGAAGCGATGAAGATTGGATGCAAGGTCACCCTTCGAGGCGACCGCGCTCTGCACTTCTTCGACAAGCTCGCCACGGTGGTTCTGCCACGAATCCGCGACTTCCAGGGTCTCAATCCGAACAGCTTTGACGGTCGAGGCAATTACGGCCTCGGTCTGAAGGAGCAGCTCGTTTTCCCTGAGATTTCGTACGATTCATTCGACCGAATTCGAGGAATGGACATCGTGATTTGCACCACTGCAAAGAACGACGAAGAAGCCCGGTTCTTGCTAAAGGAACTTGGTCTCCCACTCCGCGAGAAGTAA
- a CDS encoding MarC family protein, with the protein MKFPLEFGILAFSTLFAMVNPLSAAPIFVAITASEADRRRQIALRASLVTLIALVLFSVAGRAIFAFFGITVPAFQIVGGLILLLSSLRTMNGAKDEEVQQSGGDVAIVPIGIPLLAGAGALSSVMVLAGQAQHHTEQMALLVAILGLAGSTFVILAASPRVIRMLGKAGEHALSSVMTLLTAVIGVQFILNGLTSVVNGFRG; encoded by the coding sequence ATGAAATTTCCTCTTGAGTTCGGCATTCTGGCGTTTAGCACGCTCTTTGCGATGGTGAACCCACTGTCGGCTGCGCCGATTTTTGTTGCCATCACCGCTAGCGAAGCTGATCGAAGACGACAAATTGCTTTGAGAGCCTCGTTGGTGACCCTCATTGCACTGGTGCTGTTCAGCGTCGCTGGCCGCGCGATCTTCGCATTCTTCGGGATCACTGTTCCTGCCTTTCAAATCGTTGGCGGGCTGATCTTGTTGCTAAGTTCGCTCCGCACGATGAATGGCGCTAAGGACGAAGAGGTTCAGCAGAGTGGTGGTGATGTCGCAATCGTACCAATCGGGATTCCGTTGCTCGCTGGCGCAGGCGCGCTTTCGAGCGTCATGGTTTTGGCGGGCCAAGCCCAGCATCACACAGAACAAATGGCACTGTTGGTGGCGATTCTCGGACTGGCAGGTTCAACATTCGTCATTCTGGCAGCCTCGCCACGAGTCATTCGAATGCTCGGGAAGGCTGGCGAGCATGCATTGAGTTCCGTCATGACCTTGCTGACAGCAGTGATCGGAGTTCAGTTCATCCTGAACGGATTGACCTCAGTTGTGAACGGCTTTCGAGGCTAA
- a CDS encoding Lrp/AsnC family transcriptional regulator: MDRKILEALQADGRMTNVELAQKIGLTPAPTLARVNKLEAQGFITGYTALIDRESIGMDVTVFVAVIMKSHGSKESREFLDRVCQFKNVVEVHHIAGNEDYLLKIVAPSTRAYEKFLLEELSNLDGVQRLNTTFVLSSAKSTTHIPIPSGGGILDEISS, from the coding sequence ATGGATAGGAAAATTTTGGAAGCGCTTCAGGCAGATGGTCGGATGACCAATGTCGAACTCGCGCAGAAAATCGGCTTGACTCCTGCGCCAACGCTTGCCCGGGTGAACAAGCTCGAAGCACAAGGCTTCATCACGGGTTACACCGCCTTGATCGATCGCGAGAGCATCGGAATGGACGTGACGGTATTCGTTGCGGTGATCATGAAATCTCACGGATCGAAGGAATCTCGTGAGTTCTTGGATCGAGTCTGTCAGTTCAAAAACGTGGTGGAAGTGCACCATATCGCTGGAAATGAGGACTACCTCCTCAAGATTGTTGCGCCAAGCACTCGAGCCTACGAGAAGTTTTTGCTTGAAGAGCTTTCGAACCTCGATGGAGTGCAGCGGTTAAACACCACATTCGTGCTTTCAAGCGCCAAGTCCACGACGCACATTCCGATCCCATCCGGAGGGGGAATTCTCGATGAAATTTCCTCTTGA
- the msrA gene encoding peptide-methionine (S)-S-oxide reductase MsrA: METLVVAAGCFWCTEAIFVELNGVHKVESGYTGGSLPNPTYKQVCSGTTGHAEGVRIEFDPTVVSRADLLRIFFVTHDPTSLNRQGGDVGTQYRSAIFYANDADKQLAIEVINELTREAIFDQPIVTTLEPLSEFFVAEPEHLNYFERFENAGALQKITMNAGYCSAVIAPKVAKFRKEYSDRLRSKKPV; the protein is encoded by the coding sequence ATGGAAACGTTGGTTGTCGCCGCGGGATGCTTTTGGTGCACTGAGGCGATTTTTGTTGAGTTGAATGGCGTTCACAAGGTCGAGAGCGGCTACACCGGTGGTAGCCTTCCGAACCCGACTTATAAGCAAGTTTGCTCTGGGACTACGGGACACGCAGAAGGTGTCCGCATCGAATTCGACCCAACTGTCGTATCGCGCGCCGATCTATTGCGAATCTTCTTTGTCACTCACGACCCAACTTCCCTCAATCGTCAAGGCGGAGACGTCGGCACTCAGTACCGATCAGCAATTTTCTATGCCAACGACGCCGACAAGCAGCTCGCCATAGAAGTCATCAACGAACTCACTCGTGAAGCGATCTTTGATCAGCCCATCGTCACCACGCTTGAGCCACTTTCGGAGTTTTTTGTTGCGGAACCGGAGCATTTGAACTACTTTGAAAGATTTGAAAATGCGGGCGCACTGCAAAAGATAACAATGAACGCCGGCTATTGCAGTGCGGTAATTGCACCAAAAGTCGCCAAATTTCGCAAAGAATATTCGGATCGTCTGAGAAGCAAAAAGCCAGTGTAA
- the ispG gene encoding (E)-4-hydroxy-3-methylbut-2-enyl-diphosphate synthase has translation MSFTGSFPRRKTRAVRVGDVWMGGDHPILVQSMITEETRNIEACVEEIIALHKVGCELVRVTTPTLGEAACLGEISAKVREQYKAVPLTADVHHQGSDIAVEAAKYVDEVRLNPGLFVFKRHGSRSSAVGAESLDLRGRAEEKGVDELRAELAYSDAEWRDEIDAIEESLVPVIEACKKRDIAMRIGTNHGSLSERILVTYGDTPAGMVESAMEYLKLCRKHGYENLNISVKASRVPVMVAANRILAARLDEEGMDYPIHLGVTEAGDGDYARIKSTAGIATLLMEGIGDTIRVSLSEDPVAEIPVCYDILQSLGLRKTKVEYIACPSCGRTKFNLPTVLREVREATKHLVGLDIAVMGCIVNGPGEMADADYGYVGAAGGKITLYRKREPVKHGIPQENGVAELIALLKADGIWTEPTSETTQTPIKVLQ, from the coding sequence ATGAGTTTCACTGGCAGTTTTCCCCGCCGTAAAACCCGCGCAGTCCGGGTGGGTGACGTCTGGATGGGCGGCGACCACCCCATCTTGGTGCAGTCGATGATCACGGAAGAGACCCGCAACATCGAAGCCTGCGTCGAAGAGATCATCGCGTTGCACAAAGTCGGTTGCGAACTCGTTCGAGTTACCACCCCTACCTTGGGCGAGGCCGCTTGCCTGGGCGAGATTTCTGCCAAAGTTCGCGAACAATACAAAGCCGTTCCACTGACAGCGGATGTCCACCATCAAGGATCTGATATCGCCGTGGAAGCCGCCAAATACGTGGATGAAGTGCGGCTCAATCCTGGACTTTTCGTATTCAAACGCCATGGCAGCCGATCTTCTGCTGTTGGCGCAGAGAGCCTGGACCTTCGCGGCCGAGCAGAAGAAAAGGGTGTCGATGAGCTTCGTGCAGAACTCGCCTATTCGGATGCGGAATGGCGCGATGAGATTGATGCAATTGAAGAATCTCTCGTCCCCGTGATTGAAGCCTGCAAGAAGCGCGACATCGCCATGCGGATTGGCACGAACCACGGTTCATTGTCCGAACGGATCCTGGTGACTTACGGCGACACTCCGGCTGGCATGGTTGAAAGCGCCATGGAGTATCTCAAGCTCTGCCGCAAGCACGGATACGAAAATCTCAATATCTCGGTCAAGGCCAGCAGGGTTCCTGTAATGGTGGCGGCAAATCGAATTCTGGCGGCCCGGCTCGACGAGGAGGGCATGGATTATCCGATTCACCTCGGAGTGACCGAAGCAGGTGATGGCGACTACGCTCGAATCAAGTCCACTGCGGGGATCGCAACGCTACTTATGGAGGGGATCGGGGACACGATTCGCGTATCCCTGAGTGAAGATCCAGTCGCGGAAATTCCGGTCTGCTACGACATTTTGCAATCCCTTGGACTTCGAAAGACCAAGGTCGAGTACATCGCTTGCCCCAGTTGCGGACGGACGAAATTCAACCTTCCTACTGTGCTTCGCGAAGTTCGGGAAGCCACCAAACACCTGGTCGGTTTGGATATCGCTGTGATGGGCTGCATTGTCAACGGGCCTGGAGAAATGGCTGATGCAGACTACGGCTATGTTGGCGCGGCTGGAGGCAAGATCACCCTCTATCGAAAGCGCGAGCCGGTCAAGCACGGCATCCCTCAAGAAAACGGTGTTGCCGAATTGATCGCATTGCTCAAGGCGGACGGGATTTGGACTGAGCCAACTTCGGAGACGACCCAAACCCCGATCAAGGTGCTTCAATGA
- a CDS encoding PstS family phosphate ABC transporter substrate-binding protein: protein MNKWFFPVLVSFAVTLAGISGCSSTTTTSTTSTDEKDGKPAATSALKGAIKIDGSSTVYKITASVAEKFMDANPDVDVTVAVSGTGGGFKKFIAKETDISNASRTIEEDEIADAKTAGVEYVEVPIGYDGLTLVVNKQNDWVDHLTTAELKKIFEEGSTVKTWKDIRATWPAEPIKLYSPGTDSGTFDFFTEVITGKKGNMRKDASFSEDDNQLAKGVGGDKGGLGFFGIAYYEANMDTLKAVPIDAGSGPVEPNFDNVLSLKYQPLSRPEFIYISKTAFDRPEVKAFAEFYIGAEGQATVKESGYVPFKSETYTRIQKMFADGKTGSHFQGMRGKPVEDVLTAAGY, encoded by the coding sequence ATGAACAAGTGGTTTTTTCCAGTGCTGGTCAGCTTTGCGGTTACTCTAGCGGGTATCTCGGGTTGCAGTAGCACGACTACGACATCAACGACTTCGACCGACGAGAAAGACGGCAAGCCAGCCGCGACATCTGCGCTGAAGGGTGCGATCAAAATTGATGGCTCCAGCACGGTGTACAAGATCACGGCATCGGTCGCCGAGAAGTTCATGGACGCCAATCCAGATGTGGATGTGACCGTTGCGGTCAGCGGTACCGGCGGCGGATTCAAGAAGTTCATCGCCAAAGAAACGGACATTTCGAACGCTTCTAGGACAATCGAAGAAGATGAAATCGCCGACGCAAAGACTGCGGGTGTGGAATACGTCGAAGTTCCGATCGGATACGACGGATTGACCCTGGTCGTCAACAAGCAAAACGACTGGGTTGATCACTTGACCACAGCAGAACTCAAGAAGATTTTTGAAGAAGGATCAACCGTTAAGACTTGGAAGGACATCCGAGCGACATGGCCTGCCGAGCCGATCAAGCTCTATTCGCCAGGCACAGACTCCGGCACATTCGACTTCTTCACAGAAGTCATCACTGGAAAGAAAGGCAATATGCGTAAGGATGCCAGCTTCAGCGAAGATGACAACCAACTCGCAAAGGGTGTTGGCGGAGACAAGGGCGGCCTCGGATTCTTTGGAATCGCTTACTACGAAGCCAATATGGATACTTTGAAGGCTGTTCCAATTGATGCTGGTTCTGGTCCAGTCGAACCAAACTTCGACAACGTGCTTTCGCTGAAATATCAGCCGCTCAGCCGCCCAGAATTCATCTACATCAGCAAGACTGCTTTCGACCGACCAGAAGTCAAGGCGTTCGCCGAATTCTACATCGGAGCCGAAGGCCAAGCTACGGTGAAGGAAAGCGGTTATGTACCGTTTAAGTCGGAAACCTACACTCGAATCCAAAAGATGTTTGCTGATGGCAAAACCGGATCGCACTTCCAAGGAATGCGCGGCAAGCCAGTCGAAGATGTCTTGACAGCAGCCGGATATTAA
- the pstC gene encoding phosphate ABC transporter permease subunit PstC — protein MISQQAKGKSISRTRSNRAIRESFLSLLCLFATLVSVLTTVGIVVALAYETIQFFTHVSFREFVTAKEWTPNFQNPQYGIWALLNGTLMIALGASLIALPAGLAIAIYLSEYAKPGVKALIKPALELLAGIPTVVYGYFGLAVVTPFLKSINPAFETYNALSGAVVVGIMILPLVASLSEDALSNVPSRLREAAYGLGATKAEVSTTVLLKAGSSGIVASFILAISRAIGETMAVTLAAGQNPTVAFDFSRAIGTMTAYIVSVSSGDVPRSGPRYESLFAVGMTLFLITLASNIASQAIVRRIRKHDVGQ, from the coding sequence ATGATTAGCCAGCAGGCGAAAGGCAAGTCGATTTCGCGGACCCGCTCTAACCGGGCGATCCGCGAGTCGTTCCTTTCCCTGCTGTGCCTTTTTGCCACCCTAGTTTCGGTGCTGACGACGGTAGGAATTGTTGTCGCACTGGCCTACGAAACGATCCAGTTCTTCACCCATGTTTCGTTCAGAGAATTCGTCACCGCCAAAGAGTGGACTCCGAATTTCCAGAATCCGCAGTACGGAATTTGGGCACTTCTGAACGGCACTTTAATGATCGCACTTGGCGCAAGCCTGATCGCATTACCAGCGGGTTTGGCGATCGCTATCTATCTCTCGGAATACGCAAAGCCAGGCGTCAAGGCTCTGATCAAGCCCGCGCTTGAACTCCTCGCCGGAATTCCGACCGTCGTTTACGGCTATTTCGGTCTTGCGGTGGTCACACCGTTTCTAAAGTCGATCAACCCAGCGTTTGAAACCTACAATGCCTTGTCAGGTGCTGTCGTGGTCGGAATCATGATCCTGCCACTCGTCGCTTCGTTGAGCGAGGACGCGCTCTCGAACGTTCCGTCTCGACTGCGAGAAGCCGCCTACGGATTGGGCGCGACCAAGGCCGAGGTCTCGACGACCGTGCTTCTTAAAGCGGGCTCAAGCGGAATCGTCGCGAGCTTCATTCTTGCAATCAGCCGGGCGATCGGCGAAACGATGGCCGTGACTCTCGCAGCAGGTCAGAACCCAACCGTAGCGTTCGATTTTTCCCGTGCGATCGGCACGATGACCGCGTACATCGTCAGCGTCAGTTCGGGCGACGTGCCACGCTCCGGCCCAAGATATGAGTCGCTTTTCGCGGTGGGCATGACGTTGTTCTTGATTACCCTGGCCAGCAACATTGCCTCCCAGGCAATCGTGAGGAGGATTCGCAAACACGATGTCGGTCAATAG
- the pstA gene encoding phosphate ABC transporter permease PstA — translation MSVNSGYAVPQARKVKNLIFAGLCLVSVMMGVIILFIVLYGAMHTGITRVSPDFLVKPPSMSNPDKAGVGPALWGSLWIVALTLLFSVPFGIAAAIYLEELTRPSKFKNFVLANISNLAGVPSIIYGILGLAVFVRWLGMGNSILAASLTMSLLVLPTVILVTQESLRMVPRAYREASLALGATKWQTLFRQILPNAFPTILTGIIFSASRAIGETAPLIVVGAVAFIRRAPQDLSSSFTVMPLQIYNWSKEPTADFQRNASAAIVVLLVSLLTLNLIAIVLRNKYRKV, via the coding sequence ATGTCGGTCAATAGTGGCTACGCCGTTCCGCAAGCCCGAAAGGTCAAGAATCTGATCTTTGCTGGGTTGTGTTTGGTGAGCGTGATGATGGGGGTCATCATCCTCTTCATCGTGCTGTACGGTGCGATGCACACTGGAATCACCCGGGTTTCTCCGGACTTTTTGGTGAAGCCGCCGAGCATGTCTAACCCCGACAAAGCGGGCGTCGGCCCTGCGCTTTGGGGATCGCTCTGGATCGTGGCACTGACACTGTTGTTTTCGGTGCCATTTGGGATCGCTGCAGCAATCTACCTAGAAGAGCTCACTCGCCCGAGCAAGTTCAAGAACTTTGTATTGGCCAACATCTCCAACCTGGCGGGCGTGCCATCGATCATCTACGGAATCTTGGGTTTGGCGGTATTTGTTCGCTGGCTCGGCATGGGGAATTCGATTCTGGCGGCGTCTCTCACCATGAGCTTGTTGGTCCTCCCAACAGTGATTTTGGTCACGCAAGAATCGCTGAGAATGGTCCCGCGGGCATACCGAGAAGCTTCACTAGCACTGGGCGCAACAAAGTGGCAAACACTATTCCGCCAAATTTTGCCCAACGCATTTCCAACCATTCTCACTGGCATCATCTTTTCCGCTTCGCGAGCCATTGGGGAAACCGCACCATTGATCGTCGTGGGTGCGGTGGCATTTATCCGCAGAGCTCCGCAGGACTTGAGCAGTAGCTTCACCGTCATGCCGCTTCAGATCTATAACTGGTCCAAAGAGCCGACTGCAGATTTCCAGCGAAACGCATCAGCAGCAATCGTGGTCCTGCTGGTCTCGCTGCTGACGCTCAATTTGATCGCAATCGTGCTCCGAAATAAGTACCGAAAGGTCTAA